GAGTTCATTTCCAAGGTCAATATAGACAATACCGTCCTTGTCCATATACAGATCCTGAAGGCTTGCCCTGTAAGTCTTCAGATATCTTTTTATTGCGTCTTCAGCCGAAGCAAGCGCTGCATCTTTTCCTGTCTCTGTACCCTCTGTGGTTGCCTTGAAATCATAGAGCCTGCGTGTTTCTTCCTTCTGCTCCTTGTTCTCTGTCTTGGCCTGCCTTGATGCAAGCTCATTTACAAAAGAAGTATCAAATGTGAACTTCCCTTTTAGAAAGAAATAACTCGCCCCCGTACTGATCACAAAGGCAATAATCAGCATAAGGATGAACGACTTGCTCAACTTATTACTTCGTGTAGCTTTCCTCATATAAATAAAGCCCCTTATACAATGCGCTTGCAGTCCTGGTTTTGAAGTCTTCGGAATAATATGTGTCAAAAGAAGGCAGTTCGATCATAAGCGCCGCAGCCTCTATCTGTGAAAGCATACTATAAGGAAGCGGCCTGACCGTCACCATATCGCTGCCGAACTCCTCTGTCAAAGCGTCTTTCTCTGCATTCAGCAGGTCAACGGTTTTCTTTAAATATTCGTCCTGCCCTTTGTTGTACAAATAAGGCTTGGCCGCATCAGGGACAGTCTCGGTAATCACGGGTATGTAGATCACAATGTCTTTATGGTTTCCAGCATGCAGGCTTATGAAGATGTCGGCTGCGTTGCCGTTTGCATATTTTACCCGCTCACTCCGGGTCATAAAAAGATCGCCGTTTCTGGTCAGGGAGCATTCAAAGGCCCCTTTCTCAGCAAGAGCTTTAAGTCTTCCCGCGATATCAAGGACAACGCTTTTCTCCGCATTATCGCCCCTGACAATTCCGCTTTCAAAACCTCCGTGTCCCGGGTCAATCACAAGTGTTTTTGTTTTCGCAGGGGCGGGTTTTAAACCAGCCCCTGCAAAACCGTCCTTATTCTTTTCGCCTTTCTTCTCCTCCTGAAACACATCTAAGACAAGCCTGTCCGGATTTTGAAGGCTGAACACCTTCAGCCCCCTGAAATCACCGGGGGAAAACGTGACTGCGTTATTTATCTTCTTGTAAACAACTGTTCCCTTCTCCGCCTGAATTTGAAAATTGGGATCGGGGAAAGTCACCACAATGTTTTGCCCCTTCTGGTTGACAATTGCCTTTGTTATTATTGCCTCCGCGCCCTCAAGGACAATCCTCAGGTAGCCGGGGTGAAAGCTTGTTCTTAGTTTAATGGGAGTTTCTTCCCCTTTTGAAACAGCGGGCAATAAAAAAAGGACGACCGATAATAAAAAAATCTTTTTCATACGCAGATATGAATATTAGCATTTCCGGCGGTTGATATTCCATGCCCCGGTTGAGGTGAAAAGGGGATTATCTATCCCCTACTTCTTTCTATGGCTCTCAAGAAGTATCTCCTCCACCATCTGGCAGAGCACATGCGCAAGCGTGATGTGGGTCTCCTGAATTCTTGGAGTACTGGCTGAGGGGACAACAAAGATATAGTCGGCCTTGGACGCAAGCTTGTCGCCTTTTGCGCCGGTAAAAGCGATGCTCTTAAGTTTCTTCTTCTTTGCAGCGTCAATCGCCTTTAAAACATTGGGAGAGCTCCCGCTGGTGCTGATGGCGATAACAACATCGCCTTCCTGAGCGAGCGCCTTTAGTTGACGGGCAAAGATCTCCGAATAATCGGAGTCATTTGCAATGGAGGTGATGACCGCCATGTCGGTGTTAAGCGCAATGGCCGGAAACGGCGGGCGGTCCTTTATGAACCTGTTTACAAACTCAGCGGCAATATGCGACGCGTCGGTAGAGCTGCCGCCGTTGCCGAAAAGCAGGAGCTTGCAGCCCTTGCTGAAGCTGTCGGCTATCACCCTTGAGACTTCTATAATAGTGTTGATGTTTTCGTTGACAAACTGCTGCTTGACGGACACGCTCTCTTCAAATGCCTTTAGAATTTTCTCCCTCATTCTACTTTATCTCCGTTGAAATTTTTATCTCTTTTGAAGGCGGCCCTTCCGCCGCTCCCACTGCTGTTACCTTGTAAATATATCTCTTGTCCGGTCCCGCGTTTTTATCGGTAAAAGCCGGGGTGACCGTCTCGCCTGCCACTGCAAAATCACCGCCGGTAGAACGGTAGATCCTGTACAACTTAACATCCTGTCTTTCCATGTCGTCCCACGTAAGAACAATACCTTGCTGCGTATACACGCCCATCAACCCGGTTGGAGCGGAAAGGGCCTTTGTTGTTACCGGCTCCTGTACGGTCTTCTGAATTGTTTTTTCACCCTGCCTTTCATCTGATTTCTCTTCAACGGCCTTTTCAATTTGAGGCTCTATCGGGACAGGATCTCCCCTCCTGCCGCAGGCGATAAGAGAAGTAAGAAGCAAGAAGCAAGAAGTAAGAAGTAACAGATGAAAGCTAAAAGACAATCTCTTGTATTTCATTTTTCACTTCCCACTTCTCACTTCCCACTTTTTATTTGCTTTATCCGCGCGAGCACCATATTTTTTGCTGTGCCGCCATGGGATTTTTTACCGTCGACTGAGGCCTTAATTGTTATGTAATTAGTAATGTCCTTGCCTATCAACTCTGAAAATTGCTTGAACTCCTTCATGCTCATTTCGCTCATGGCCTTGTTGCCGTCAATGCAATATTTAACTATTGCGCCGGTGACACCATGAGCTTCCCTGAAAGGCATACCTTTTTTTACAAGATATTCCGCAAGGTCTGTAGCTGTCAGGAACCCCTTCTCGGCCGACCGCTGCATCGCCTTGCTGTTGAACCGGGCCTTCGGGAACATTTCGGTCAATACCCGGAGGCACGATTTTACCGTGTCAACCGTATCAAACACCGGCTCTTTGTCCTCCTGCATGTCCCTGTTATATGCAAGCGGCAGGCCTTTCATTACAGTCAGTATCGACATGAGATTGCCAAAGACCCTTCCGGTCTTGCCCCTCGTCAATTCGAGCACGTCGGGGTTTTTCTTCTGGGGCATTATGCTGGAGCCGGTTGTAAACGCGTCGGGCAATTCGATAAATCCGAACTGGTCGTTGTTCCATATAATAATTTCTTCAGAGAGGCGCGATAAGTGCGCCATCAATATGCTTGACGCCGAAATAAATTCAATCACAAAATCCCGGTCGGACACCGCATCCATGCTGTTTTCTGATATAGAGGGAAATTTCAAAAGCCGCGCCACATATTTTCTGTCAATGGGAAACGTTGTGCCTGCAAGCGCCGCGGAACCAAGCGGCAGGACATTTACCCTCTTAAGACAATCTTCAAATCTTTGCCTGTCGCGGTCCAGCATTTCATAGTAAGCAAGAAGATGGTGCGCAAGAAGCACGGGCTGGGCTTTTTGAAGATGAGTATATCCGGGCATCACGGTGTCAATGTGCTTCTCTGCCGCGGTGACGAGGACTTTCTGAAATTTTCCGATCAATTGTAAAATCTCCGAAATCTCGTCCCTGAGAAAGAGCCTGAGATCAAGGGCCACCTGATCATTCCGGCTTCTTGCAGTGTGCAGCTTACCGCCGGCTGCGCCTATTTTCCTGGTAAGGGCGTGCTCGATGTTCATGTGCACGTCTTCGAGTTTATCGGAGAACCTGAACCTGCCTGCCTGTATCTCTTCTTTGATTGCCTGAAGGCCTTGAAGGATTTGCCCGGCGTCTTTCTGCGGGATGATCCTCTGCTTGCCTAACATCTTTACGTGCGCTACGCTTCCCTCGATATCGTACTTCCAGAGGCGGACGTCAAAAGACAGGGAAGAAGTAAAGTCCTCCACCACCTTTTCCGTCCCTTCTTTAAATCTGCCTCCCCATAGTTTTTTCATAAAAGTAAGGATAAAATTTAACCTTCAGTATAGTCAAGCTATACATCATTAAATATCTGAAAATCTATTTATGATCTTCCCCCCGAAATGAAAGCCTGCTCCAAAATTTCTATAATCGACAAACGGCCTATTACATTTTTGCTTCAGGGCATGTCCTTAACTCTATGCCCTTTGCCCTATGCACTTAGCTTAAAACTATCTGATGTCAAATCTGTAGGTAATGTCAATTGTCCTCGTCGGACAGAGGGCGTTACTGATGTAAGCCTTAAAAACCGATATGATTCCAGGGGGCATTTCTTTCGGTTTTACATCCGCTACTGCAATGCCCAGAAGATTGCCGTTTGCGTCCTTTGCCGTGATAAACATATTCACTTCGTTAAAAGTGTCAACGGAATTATTCACTATAAAGCCTTCGATACTTATACGGCGCGAACTTTCCTCATTGGCCCATTTCCACGATTTTATCTCAAGCCAGTTCTTGTCATGCACCTCTTTAGGCTCTTCATTTGAAACGGACTTGACCGGCACCCACCCTTCCGCCCGGACGCGCACCCAATCCCCTCGCCTCTCTATTTCCTTTAGCTGTGTCCCATAATAAAAAGTGCCGGCCTTCTTTCCATCGGGGGTCAATCGCAGAGACTCATTAGGAACATTTACATAAATACTCCCGCCTGTTTTTTCTTCGGCATAGACAAT
The Nitrospirota bacterium genome window above contains:
- the argH gene encoding argininosuccinate lyase, encoding MKKLWGGRFKEGTEKVVEDFTSSLSFDVRLWKYDIEGSVAHVKMLGKQRIIPQKDAGQILQGLQAIKEEIQAGRFRFSDKLEDVHMNIEHALTRKIGAAGGKLHTARSRNDQVALDLRLFLRDEISEILQLIGKFQKVLVTAAEKHIDTVMPGYTHLQKAQPVLLAHHLLAYYEMLDRDRQRFEDCLKRVNVLPLGSAALAGTTFPIDRKYVARLLKFPSISENSMDAVSDRDFVIEFISASSILMAHLSRLSEEIIIWNNDQFGFIELPDAFTTGSSIMPQKKNPDVLELTRGKTGRVFGNLMSILTVMKGLPLAYNRDMQEDKEPVFDTVDTVKSCLRVLTEMFPKARFNSKAMQRSAEKGFLTATDLAEYLVKKGMPFREAHGVTGAIVKYCIDGNKAMSEMSMKEFKQFSELIGKDITNYITIKASVDGKKSHGGTAKNMVLARIKQIKSGK
- a CDS encoding N-acetylmuramoyl-L-alanine amidase, whose product is MKKIFLLSVVLFLLPAVSKGEETPIKLRTSFHPGYLRIVLEGAEAIITKAIVNQKGQNIVVTFPDPNFQIQAEKGTVVYKKINNAVTFSPGDFRGLKVFSLQNPDRLVLDVFQEEKKGEKNKDGFAGAGLKPAPAKTKTLVIDPGHGGFESGIVRGDNAEKSVVLDIAGRLKALAEKGAFECSLTRNGDLFMTRSERVKYANGNAADIFISLHAGNHKDIVIYIPVITETVPDAAKPYLYNKGQDEYLKKTVDLLNAEKDALTEEFGSDMVTVRPLPYSMLSQIEAAALMIELPSFDTYYSEDFKTRTASALYKGLYLYEESYTK
- a CDS encoding SIS domain-containing protein, with protein sequence MREKILKAFEESVSVKQQFVNENINTIIEVSRVIADSFSKGCKLLLFGNGGSSTDASHIAAEFVNRFIKDRPPFPAIALNTDMAVITSIANDSDYSEIFARQLKALAQEGDVVIAISTSGSSPNVLKAIDAAKKKKLKSIAFTGAKGDKLASKADYIFVVPSASTPRIQETHITLAHVLCQMVEEILLESHRKK